One Nicotiana sylvestris chromosome 12, ASM39365v2, whole genome shotgun sequence genomic window carries:
- the LOC138883207 gene encoding uncharacterized protein, with the protein MELQFENGVQAAANKGEKKKLAQENEVLKAQIQKMKRNPERSRADKKLINSLKKKALEYQENLEESEAGLARIQAKWIKKAEERVRFYEGTITILRRKIATLKNETVKQAQDFKADREHCYDLMARIEEGMQQLQNQHLHDSRVLEACNQQIGRLLQEKGVIRERIRNIADYIVMKCQICEDMTRTTFFAAVMTFVKQIMNNFD; encoded by the coding sequence atggagcttcagtttgaaaatggtgttcaagccgctgcaaacaagggagaaaagaaaaaactagctcaggaaaatgaggtcctcaaagctcaaatccaaaaaatgaaaagaaacccggagagaagTCGGGCTGATAAAAAGCTCATAAATAGTCTGAAGAAGAAAGCCCTCGAGTATCAAGAAAACCTGGAAGAATCTgaagctggtctagcgagaatccaggcgaaatggataaagaaggcagaagagcgagTACGGTTTTATGAAGGGACCATCACTATCCTAAGAAGAAAGATAGCCACTCTCAAGAATGAGACAGTCAAGCAGGCTCAAGAtttcaaagctgatagggaacattgttatgatcTGATGGCTCGGATAGAGGAAGGAATGcagcagttgcaaaatcaacaccttCATGACTCTCGAGTGTTAGAAGCCTGTAATCAGCAAATAGGGCGGTTGCTTCAGGAgaaaggcgtcataagagagagaattagaaacatcgctgactacatcgttatgaagtgccaaatttgtgaggatatgactcgcactacattttttgcagcggtgatgacctttgttaagcaAATAATGAACAATTTCGactga